The genome window AGAAGGTGAATGCATGACTACAATCATAACGATTTACATTTTACTGGCAATAGGCTTGATCGCTTCGTTGGCCAAAAGTAAGGAAAAAACAAAGAAAGCATTCAGGATCGCCGGCAAAGCATCTCTCAAGTCCGCGCCCAGTTTGCTGACTGTCCTTGGTATCGTGGGCTTGACGCTTGGAACTTTAACACCCGAAACAATTACAAGGCTTGTCGGTTCTGAAGCCGGATTTACAGCGACGATTTTCGCGTCCGTTATCGGCGCAATTACCTTGATCCCCTCGT of Deltaproteobacteria bacterium contains these proteins:
- a CDS encoding permease, giving the protein MASLAKSKEKTKKAFRIAGKASLKSAPSLLTVLGIVGLTLGTLTPETITRLVGSEAGFTATIFASVIGAITLIPSLVAFPLAGSLLRSGATVMTISAFVTTLVMVGIVTAPMEAKELGKKFTLLRNGFGFLAALVIAGIMGVLLS